Proteins co-encoded in one Capsicum annuum cultivar UCD-10X-F1 chromosome 9, UCD10Xv1.1, whole genome shotgun sequence genomic window:
- the LOC107843133 gene encoding FAD synthase codes for MEIDKAIRECDDRRLKTKYNNAIYVIKRALALYSVEEVALSFNGGKDSTVLLHLLRAGCFLHQAEGNNSGGKAADGGKAFPIRTIYFESQSAFPEINSFTYEAASIYDIQMDIIRLDFKSGLEALLKANPIRAIFLGVRIGDPTAVGQEQFSPSSPGWPPFMRVNPILDWSYRDVWAFLLVCKVQYCSLYDQGYTSIGSIHDTVPNALLCMKNSDSSEEKFKPAYLLADGRLERAGRVKKNSSAVCGKVSSISNGLKVENLNFGSMLTASIIAVGDEILFGTVEDKLSSVLCKRLHSIGWAVSRVTVTRNDIDSVAEEVERRKSTDDMVFIYGGIGPLHSDVTVAGVAKAFGVRMAPDEEFEEHLRHLIGEKCSGDKNEMALLPEGITELLHHEQLRVPLIKCHNVIILTATNAVELDLQWDCLIELAKSNGILELMDPFVSKCFATTLSDVEIAQPLSKLCAQFPDLYIGGYRRSREGPLIITSEGKDLSRIKAASQSLCEKFHHGAFSEIE; via the exons atggaGATTGATAAAGCAATAAGAGAATGTGATGATAGAAGATTGAAGACAAAGTATAATAATGCTATTTATGTTATTAAAAGAGCACTGGCTCTTTATAG TGTCGAAGAGGTTGCGTTGAGCTTCAACGGAGGGAAAGATTCTACT gTTTTGCTTCACCTGCTGAGGGCAGGTTGTTTTCTGCATCAAGCTGAAGGAAATAATTCAGGCGGAAAGGCAGCAGATGGTGGAAAGGCATTCCCTATACGAACAATATATTTTGAGAGCCAATCTGCTTTCCCAGAAATCAACTCATTTACCTACGAAGCTGCATCCAT TTACGATATACAAATGGATATTATTAGACTTGATTTTAAATCAGGTCTAGAGGCTCTGCTAAAGGCTAATCCAATCCGAGCTATTTTTCTTGGTGTCCGAATCGGAGATCCTACTGCA GTAGGTCAAGAGCAATTCTCGCCTAGCTCACCTGGTTGGCCACCTTTCATGCGGGTGAACCCAATTTTGGACTGGTCATACAG AGATGTATGGGCGTTCCTATTGGTATGCAAGGTTCAGTACTGCAGTCTTTATGATCAGGG GTATACCTCAATTGGTAGCATTCATGATACCGTTCCTAATGCACTTTTGTGCATGAAGAACTCTGACAGTAGTGAAGAAAAATTTAAACCTGCCTATTTACTCGCTGATGGAAGATTGGAAAGAGCTGGAAGAGTAAAGAAGAACTCTTCTGCGGTGTGTGGGAAAGTTTCTTCTATTAGCAATGGACTAAAAGTGGAGAATTTGAATTTCGGTAGCATGCTCACTGCCTCGATTATTGCTGTTGGGGATGAGATTTT GTTTGGCACTGTAGAGGACAAGTTGAGTTCTGTGCTGTGCAAAAGGCTCCATTCTATTGGTTGGGCTGTATCGCGAGTTACTGTTACTCGAAATGAT ATAGATTCTGTAGCCGAGGAAGTAGAGAGACGGAAGTCCACAGATGATATG GTATTTATATATGGTGGGATCGGTCCGTTGCATTCAGATGTTACTGTAGCAGGAGTGGCAAAAGCTTTTGGTGTTCGCATG GCTCCtgatgaagaatttgaagaaCATCTGAGGCACCTCATAGGAGAAAAATGCTCTGGTGACAAGAACGAG ATGGCGCTGTTGCCTGAGGGTATTACAGAATTGTTGCATCATGAACAGCTGCGTGTGCCTTTG ATCAAGTGCCATAATGTGATTATTCTCACCGCAACAAATGCTGTAGAGCTGGACCTTCAATGGGATTGTCTGATTGAATTGGCAAAATCTAATGGCATCCTGGAACTGATGGATCCATTTGTATCAAAATGCTTCGCAACAACTCTTTCTGAT GTCGAAATTGCTCAACCTCTATCTAAGCTTTGTGCTCAGTTTCCTGATCTTTACATTG GAGGCTATCGCAGGTCGAGAGAAGGCCCTCTTATAATTACATCTGAAGGGAAA GATCTATCAAGAATAAAAGCTGCTTCTCAGTCATTGTGCGAAAAATTTCACCATGGTGCATTCTCCGAAATTGAGTGA
- the LOC107843132 gene encoding pentatricopeptide repeat-containing protein At2g22410, mitochondrial — MCQVEGSDVRPMTFLKSQSGVGIGLLLFDAVLKLFDEMPERDVVSWNVIIDDLGKNGCVDEVLDAVNEMFWSGVEPNAVTLLGVVACCLKIGDFGLGKLVHLYVIKKGIHMSENLGNGLIDMYAKFGDMESAEKLFDAMEMKTVISWTSLLDGYIRKGELERACVVFHRMPKDTTAWNVMLSGYSEGGDMSSAEMIFRAMPDRDLVSWNTMIVGYAQSKKYMKSLEMLRDMLGFGLKPDRITLVGLFSVCGYAGVLHIGEAIHSFMEKQNVKEEEVEVALLDMYSKCGDPEKALGVFHAIRRKSVLAWTSMIVGLAMNGVADEALVLFHRMCDAGIKPNEITYLGVLCACSYAGLVKEGKWLFNAMSEVHGVTPRSEHYGCMVDLLGRAGLLEEAERFIQDVPEKADAAIWGALLGACRMHGEVQMGEKIAKIVTQMDPNHSGRYILLSNIYAATNRWLDAENVRKKMKTSGIHKTPGFSLVEMKGEMHQFIVD; from the coding sequence ATGTGTCAGGTCGAAGGATCTGACGTGCGcccgatgacatttttgaagagtcagAGCGGCGTGGGTAttgggttgttgttgtttgaCGCGGTATTGAAGTTGTTCGATGAAATGCCTGAGAGAGATGTGGTTTCTTGGAATGTGATTATTGATGATCTTGGTAAGAATGGCTGTGTTGATGAGGTTCTTGATGCGGTTAACGAGATGTTTTGGAGCGGGGTTGAACCTAACGCGGTTACACTTCTTGGAGTTGTCGCGTGTTGCTTGAAAATCGGGGATTTTGGTTTGGGTAAGTTGGTTCATTTGTATGTGATAAAGAAGGGGATACATATGAGTGAAAATCTTGGAAATGGGTTGATTGATATGTATGCAAAGTTTGGAGATATGGAGTCAGCTGAGAAGTTGTTTGACGCGATGGAGATGAAGACGGTTATCTCATGGACTTCACTTCTTGATGGTTATATACGAAAGGGCGAACTAGAAAGAGCATGTGTTGTTTTTCATCGGATGCCTAAGGATACTACTGCTTGGAATGTCATGCTTAGTGGTTACTCCGAGGGAGGCGATATGAGTTCAGCTGAGATGATCTTTCGAGCAATGCCAGATAGAGATTTGGTGTCGTGGAACACTATGATCGTTGGCTATGCCCAGAGTAAGAAGTACATGAAGTCGTTAGAGATGCTAAGAGATATGCTCGGGTTTGGATTGAAACCTGATCGGATAACATTAGTCGGGCTGTTCTCAGTGTGTGGATATGCAGGTGTGCTGCATATCGGTGAAGCCATTCACTCGTTCATGGAGAAACAGAACGTAAAGGAGGAGGAAGTCGAGGTAGCATTGCTGGATATGTACAGCAAGTGTGGTGATCCTGAGAAAGCTCTGGGAGTATTTCACGCGATACGGAGGAAATCAGTGCTGGCTTGGACTAGCATGATTGTAGGACTGGCAATGAATGGTGTTGCAGATGAAGCACTTGTGTTGTTCCATCGAATGTGCGATGCCGGAATAAAGCCGAATGAGATTACATATCTAGGTGTTCTATGTGCTTGTAGCTATGCAGGTCTGGTAAAAGAAGGCAAATGGTTGTTCAATGCAATGAGTGAAGTACATGGTGTTACACCAAGATCTGAGCATTATGGTTGTATGGTTGATCTTCTCGGCCGGGCGGGTTTGCTTGAAGAAGCAGAGAGGTTTATACAAGATGTGCCAGAAAAGGCTGATGCTGCTATCTGGGGTGCCTTATTGGGAGCTTGTAGAATGCATGGTGAGGTTCAAATGGGTGAAAAGATAGCCAAGATTGTGACTCAAATGGATCCGAAtcactcggggcgttacattctTCTCTCAAACATTTATGCTGCAACAAACAGATGGCTTGATGCTGAAAATGTAAGGAAGAAGATGAAAACTTCAGGTATACACAAAACACCAGGGTTTAGTTTGGTTGAGATGAAAGGTGAAATGCACCAATTCATAGTAGACTAG
- the LOC107843131 gene encoding thioredoxin-like 3-3: MSEEGEKAESSKLLVNEKGKLMTATSDENLKDIFHTIRMSKTPAVINYGASWCRVCNQILPTFQDLSKKFPTLSFVYADIDECPETTQNIRYTPTFHFYRDGERVDEMFGGGEERLHDRLWLHS, encoded by the exons atgagtgaagaAGGTGAGAAAGCAGAGAGCTCAAAACTTCTGGTGAATGAGAAGGGGAAGTTGATGACAGCCACCAGTGACGAAAATCTCAAGGACATTTTTCACACGATCAGAATGAGTAAAACTCCG GCTGTAATAAACTATGGGGCTTCTTG GTGTCGTGTCTGCAACCAGATCCTTCCTACATTTCAAGACCTGAGCAAAAAGTTCCCAACACTCTCTTTCGTTTATGCTGATATTGATGAATGTCCAGAAACAACTCAGAACATTCGCTACACGCCAACATTTCATTTCTACCGCGATGGTGAGAGAGTTGATGAGATGTTTGGTGGAGGAGAAGAGCGCTTGCATGACCGTCTCTGGTTGCATTCGTAG
- the LOC107843129 gene encoding S-adenosylmethionine synthase 3 produces the protein METFLFTSESVNEGHPDKLCDQVSDAILDACLEQDPESKVACETCTKTNMVMVFGEITTKATVDYEKIVRDTCRGIGFTSADVGLDADNCKVLVNIEQQSPDIAQGVHGHLTKKPEEIGAGDQGHMFGYATDETPELMPLTHVLATKLGAKLTEVRKNKTCPWLRPDGKTQVTVEYKNDNGAMVPIRVHTVLISTQHDETVTNDQIAQDLKEHVIKPVIPAQYLDENTIFHLNPSGRFVIGGPHGDAGLTGRKIIIDTYGGWGAHGGGAFSGKDPTKVDRSGAYIVRQAAKSVVASGLARRCIVQVSYAIGVAEPLSVFVDTYKTGTIPDKDILALIKENFDFRPGMMSINLDLLRGGNYRYQKTAAYGHFGRDDPDFTWETVKVLKPKA, from the coding sequence ATGGAAACTTTCTTGTTCACCTCAGAGTCGGTCAACGAAGGCCACCCCGACAAGCTCTGTGACCAGGTCTCAGATGCCATTCTTGATGCTTGCCTAGAGCAGGATCCAGAAAGCAAGGTTGCATGTGAAACCTGCACAAAGACAAACATGGTTATGGTCTTTGGAGAGATCACAACCAAGGCCACCGTAGACTATGAGAAGATCGTACGTGACACATGCAGAGGTATTGGGTTCACCTCAGCAGATGTTGGGCTTGACGCTGACAACTGCAAGGTCCTTGTCAACATTGAGCAGCAGAGCCCTGACATTGCTCAAGGTGTTCACGGTCATCTTACCAAGAAACCAGAAGAAATTGGAGCGGGTGACCAAGGTCACATGTTTGGCTATGCCACAGATGAGACTCCAGAGCTCATGCCCCTCACCCACGTTTTGGCCACCAAGCTTGGTGCCAAGCTTACTGAAGTGAGGAAGAACAAAACCTGCCCATGGCTCAGGCCAGATGGCAAGACCCAAGTCACTGTTGAGTACAAGAATGACAATGGTGCCATGGTCCCTATTAGAGTTCACACTGTTCTCATCTCAACCCAGCATGATGAAACTGTCACAAACGACCAGATCGCCCAGGACTTGAAAGAGCATGTGATCAAGCCTGTTATCCCAGCCCAGTACCTTGATGAGAACACCATCTTCCACCTCAACCCATCAGGTCGCTTCGTCATTGGTGGCCCACATGGAGATGCTGGTCTCACTGGCAGGAAGATTATCATTGATACCTACGGAGGCTGGGGTGCTCACGGTGGTGGTGCCTTCTCAGGAAAGGACCCCACTAAGGTGGACAGGAGTGGTGCTTACATTGTTAGGCAGGCAGCAAAGAGTGTGGTCGCCTCAGGACTTGCTCGCCGTTGTATTGTGCAGGTTTCTTATGCTATCGGTGTGGCTGAACCACTTTCCGTGTTTGTTGACACTTACAAGACAGGAACAATCCCCGACAAGGATATTTTGGCTTTGATCAAGGAGAACTTCGACTTCAGGCCTGGAATGATGTCAATCAATCTTGATTTGTTGAGAGGAGGCAACTACAGGTACCAGAAGACTGCAGCTTACGGTCACTTTGGCCGTGATGACCCAGACTTCACCTGGGAGACTGTCAAGGTTCTCAAGCCAAAAGCTTGA